From Candidatus Nomurabacteria bacterium, one genomic window encodes:
- a CDS encoding lysine--tRNA ligase, giving the protein MSNIEDLRADRERKIARLQELGINPYPSDTNITHTVASVVADFEHLLESQLPVTIGGRILAFREHGAIGFIDVMDGTGKLQAFCSKEDMGEENFAQLLETMSTGDFIEITGPAYLTKRGTQAVLVKEWRVLGKALTNIPTEHFGIKDEEERYRKRYLDLLLDPETRDLFVKKAQFWDVIRDFMKRHDFLEVETPFFETTTGGAEARPFITHHNDYDLDGYLRISVGELWQKRLMAAGFPKTFEIGKVFRNEGSSPEHLQEFTNIEFYWAYADYRDGMELVRNLYIEIARKVFGTTQFEMRGHSFDLADEWVEIDYVTEVEKQTGINIITASDDDMRAKLQELGVEYEGSNRERLTDTLWKYCRKHIAGPAFLVNHPKLVAPLAKTRADGSTVEMFQPIIAGSEVGRGYSELNDPIDQRQRFEVQKQLLEAGDDEAMMSDWEFVEMLEYGMPPTCGFGFGERLFSFLAGKPIRETQLFPLMKPKSESSEG; this is encoded by the coding sequence ATGTCAAACATTGAGGATCTGCGCGCCGATCGTGAACGAAAGATCGCCCGCCTACAAGAATTAGGTATCAACCCGTATCCATCTGATACGAACATTACGCACACGGTCGCTTCGGTAGTAGCTGATTTTGAGCATCTGCTCGAATCACAATTGCCAGTGACCATTGGTGGTCGCATACTTGCGTTTCGTGAGCATGGCGCCATCGGCTTTATCGACGTAATGGATGGCACTGGTAAGCTCCAAGCGTTTTGCTCAAAGGAAGACATGGGTGAGGAAAATTTTGCGCAGCTCCTTGAAACTATGAGTACGGGAGACTTCATTGAGATCACTGGTCCAGCATATCTCACGAAGCGTGGTACCCAAGCTGTGCTAGTGAAAGAATGGCGGGTGCTTGGTAAGGCGCTTACTAATATTCCGACTGAGCACTTTGGCATCAAAGATGAAGAGGAACGTTACCGTAAACGCTACCTTGATCTTTTGCTCGATCCGGAAACTCGCGATCTCTTCGTAAAGAAGGCACAGTTTTGGGATGTGATCCGTGACTTCATGAAGCGACATGATTTTCTTGAAGTAGAGACCCCGTTTTTTGAAACCACTACTGGTGGCGCTGAAGCTCGTCCATTCATTACGCACCATAACGACTACGATCTCGATGGCTATCTTCGTATTTCTGTCGGCGAGCTCTGGCAGAAGCGTCTGATGGCTGCTGGTTTCCCAAAGACCTTTGAGATCGGCAAGGTCTTCCGCAATGAAGGTTCAAGTCCAGAACATCTTCAGGAATTTACCAATATTGAATTTTACTGGGCGTATGCTGACTATCGCGACGGCATGGAGTTAGTCCGCAATCTATACATTGAGATCGCGCGCAAGGTATTTGGTACCACACAGTTTGAAATGCGTGGACATAGTTTTGATTTGGCAGACGAATGGGTAGAGATCGACTACGTGACTGAAGTAGAAAAGCAAACAGGGATCAACATCATCACTGCGAGTGATGACGATATGCGCGCGAAGCTACAGGAGCTTGGTGTCGAGTACGAGGGAAGTAATCGTGAGCGACTGACTGACACACTGTGGAAGTACTGTCGCAAGCATATCGCTGGTCCAGCATTCTTGGTAAACCACCCTAAGCTTGTCGCTCCACTGGCGAAGACTCGCGCAGATGGTAGTACGGTTGAAATGTTCCAGCCGATCATCGCTGGTTCTGAAGTGGGAAGAGGGTATAGTGAGCTTAATGATCCGATCGATCAGCGACAGCGTTTTGAAGTTCAGAAGCAGCTCCTTGAAGCCGGCGATGATGAAGCGATGATGTCTGATTGGGAATTTGTCGAGATGCTCGAGTACGGTATGCCGCCGACTTGCGGTTTTGGTTTTGGTGAACGGCTTTTTTCATTCCTCGCCGGGAAACCGATCCGCGAGACGCAGTTGTTCCCACTGATGAAGCCGAAGTCAGAATCAAGCGAAGGATAG
- the greA gene encoding transcription elongation factor GreA yields MNDTQAFLTPEKFDELKKELDHLKTVRRKEVAESLEYARSLGDLSENAEYQEARDMQAAIEERIGYLEKTIKEAKIVSHDKHGDVVGLGSVVSIQKTGDKDKKEYTIVGSDEANIHDRKLSYLSPLGEALMGKKKGDEFEFETPVGKQKYKVLKVA; encoded by the coding sequence ATGAATGACACACAAGCCTTTTTGACCCCAGAGAAGTTCGATGAACTGAAGAAGGAGTTAGATCACTTAAAAACCGTTCGCCGAAAGGAAGTTGCTGAATCACTCGAGTACGCTCGAAGCCTCGGTGACCTTTCGGAAAACGCTGAGTACCAGGAAGCGCGCGATATGCAGGCTGCAATCGAAGAGCGTATTGGCTACCTCGAGAAGACCATCAAGGAAGCGAAGATCGTTTCTCACGACAAGCATGGTGATGTAGTTGGTCTTGGTTCTGTGGTGTCTATCCAGAAGACTGGTGATAAGGATAAGAAGGAATACACGATCGTTGGTTCAGATGAGGCAAACATTCATGATCGCAAGCTCTCATACCTTTCACCACTCGGTGAAGCACTTATGGGGAAGAAGAAGGGCGATGAGTTTGAATTTGAGACTCCTGTAGGGAAGCAGAAGTATAAGGTGCTTAAGGTTGCGTAA